In Ochrobactrum sp. Marseille-Q0166, a single genomic region encodes these proteins:
- the lptC gene encoding LPS export ABC transporter periplasmic protein LptC: MSADTPHIHVSHGTAVAASAVEGMRFGASEKAASMFKAAQRHSVRVRVLKTALPVAALALGAVFSWYTFLATPATPVKVEVNDGGESGKLVMSNPQLNGYTKDNRPYSMIATRAVQDAKNSGSIALEGISAELPVGARGSAKIEAASGVYDNANGRLQLDKDFTVITDEGLRAVMRNADVNLKSGQVTTDKPVDIRNGSTQISADSMQIKESGKVLIFENKVRVVIDGNSVSGEKAPENDRAG, translated from the coding sequence ATGAGCGCTGACACACCACATATTCATGTTTCGCACGGCACTGCTGTCGCAGCATCCGCTGTCGAGGGCATGCGTTTTGGAGCGTCTGAAAAGGCCGCCTCGATGTTTAAGGCGGCGCAGCGCCATTCCGTGCGCGTGCGCGTACTCAAGACAGCTCTACCTGTTGCAGCACTTGCGCTTGGCGCAGTTTTTTCCTGGTATACATTCCTTGCCACGCCGGCGACGCCGGTCAAGGTCGAGGTGAATGATGGCGGCGAGAGTGGGAAGCTCGTCATGAGCAATCCGCAGCTTAACGGTTACACCAAAGACAATCGTCCCTATTCGATGATTGCAACAAGAGCCGTTCAGGATGCAAAAAACAGTGGATCTATTGCACTGGAAGGCATTTCGGCTGAATTGCCTGTTGGCGCTAGAGGCAGTGCCAAAATTGAGGCGGCATCTGGTGTCTATGATAATGCGAATGGCCGTTTGCAACTTGATAAGGATTTTACTGTTATCACCGATGAAGGCCTGCGTGCCGTCATGCGTAATGCGGATGTAAATCTCAAAAGCGGACAGGTGACGACAGACAAGCCTGTTGATATTCGCAATGGCAGCACACAGATCAGTGCTGATAGCATGCAGATCAAGGAGAGCGGCAAGGTGCTTATCTTTGAAAACAAGGTGCGTGTTGTGATTGACGGTAATTCAGTTTCAGGTGAGAAAGCGCCTGAAAATGATCGTGCCGGGTAA
- the sppA gene encoding signal peptide peptidase SppA, whose product MAQDAEALIERRKLRRKLTVWRIAFLLLLAVLIASIASYSMRGPNFAAPHVAKVRIEGTIFENEELLKRLNKIADDDNVKGVILILDSPGGTTVGGETIFNAVRRISEKKPVVTQVGTLAASAGYMIASASDHIIAHQTSIVGSIGVLFQYPDLSKLLDTIGVKVETIKSSPLKAEPNYFSPASEEAKAMIRSMIMDSYDWFVGIVQERRSFTHDQALALANGAIFTGRQALEKKLIDGLGGEQEAINWLSSKGISKDLPTLEWKPVSSDTGFSLRDLIIHAGARFLGLPQEANGLLNEIAKDRIFLDGLLSVWHVDGASGTKPANN is encoded by the coding sequence ATGGCTCAAGATGCCGAAGCCCTGATCGAAAGACGCAAACTGCGGCGAAAACTCACCGTCTGGCGCATAGCGTTTCTCCTTCTATTGGCAGTATTGATTGCCAGCATTGCCTCCTATTCCATGCGTGGCCCGAACTTCGCCGCACCCCACGTTGCGAAAGTGCGCATTGAAGGCACAATTTTTGAAAATGAGGAACTTCTCAAGCGCCTGAACAAAATTGCTGATGACGACAATGTGAAAGGCGTTATTCTTATTCTGGATTCGCCGGGTGGCACCACGGTCGGTGGAGAAACGATCTTTAATGCTGTTCGCAGGATATCCGAAAAGAAGCCAGTGGTTACGCAGGTCGGCACGCTGGCTGCTTCAGCCGGCTATATGATTGCGAGCGCGTCGGATCATATTATTGCGCATCAAACGTCAATCGTTGGATCAATTGGTGTGCTGTTCCAATATCCTGATCTGTCGAAACTGCTCGATACGATTGGGGTAAAGGTTGAAACGATCAAGTCCTCGCCGCTCAAGGCAGAGCCAAATTATTTCAGCCCGGCCAGCGAAGAAGCCAAGGCTATGATCCGCAGCATGATCATGGATTCCTATGACTGGTTCGTTGGGATTGTGCAGGAGCGCCGCTCGTTCACGCATGATCAGGCATTGGCGCTCGCCAACGGTGCTATCTTCACAGGACGACAGGCGCTTGAGAAAAAGCTGATCGATGGTCTTGGTGGAGAGCAGGAAGCGATCAACTGGCTGAGCAGCAAGGGCATATCCAAAGATTTGCCAACACTTGAGTGGAAGCCGGTCAGCAGCGACACCGGATTTTCGTTGCGTGATCTGATTATTCATGCCGGTGCGAGATTTCTGGGCTTGCCTCAGGAAGCCAATGGATTACTTAATGAAATCGCAAAGGATCGTATCTTCCTTGACGGGCTTCTTTCTGTTTGGCACGTTGACGGAGCGTCGGGTACCAAACCGGCAAATAATTGA
- a CDS encoding integration host factor subunit beta produces MIKSELVQIIASRNPHLFQRDVENIVGAVFDEITNALADGNRVELRGFGAFSVKNRPARSGRNPRTGDTVDVEEKWVPFFKTGKELRDRLNGAI; encoded by the coding sequence GTGATCAAATCAGAACTCGTTCAGATTATCGCCAGCCGTAATCCGCATCTTTTCCAGCGCGATGTTGAAAACATCGTTGGAGCGGTCTTTGATGAGATCACCAACGCCCTTGCTGACGGAAACCGCGTCGAGCTTCGTGGCTTTGGCGCTTTCTCCGTCAAGAACCGCCCTGCTCGCAGCGGACGCAATCCACGCACCGGCGACACAGTGGATGTTGAAGAAAAGTGGGTGCCATTCTTTAAAACTGGTAAAGAATTGCGTGACCGTCTTAATGGTGCCATCTGA
- a CDS encoding LapA family protein, producing the protein MVAKRVITIVILVPLAVILIALSVANRQTIGLTIDPFNPGNPALTYQAPLFIWLFGALILGALIGAAVTWLTQGKHRRRGRHYKKEASQLLERAESAEKRHTSGAISKI; encoded by the coding sequence ATGGTGGCAAAACGCGTCATAACGATCGTTATTCTGGTGCCGTTGGCGGTCATCCTGATCGCTCTTTCGGTTGCTAATCGCCAAACAATCGGCCTCACAATCGATCCGTTCAATCCCGGAAATCCGGCGCTGACCTATCAGGCACCGCTGTTTATCTGGCTATTCGGTGCGCTCATTCTCGGCGCACTGATCGGCGCTGCGGTGACATGGCTAACACAAGGAAAGCATCGTCGCCGGGGTCGCCACTATAAAAAGGAAGCCTCACAGCTTCTCGAACGCGCCGAATCGGCAGAAAAGCGCCACACATCAGGCGCCATATCCAAAATCTGA
- a CDS encoding class I SAM-dependent methyltransferase, whose protein sequence is MKAPKGKGKKPTGGKEQRGSGRAKHEEPRSATRQAHKPDDKGSFFKKPRPQFSKAPVKPAEEKHVATPQREIKPLKGERPGQRAPVILETEPSDDYALLDSGDGLKLEQYGPYRIIRPEGQAIWLPSLAKSEWDKADAVFTGNTDEEGMGRWAFPKLPLGETLGETWPMRHDGIAFHGRFTSFRHVGVFPEQAAHWSYMDELIRNAVKSGRAVKVLNLFGYTGVASLVAARAGAEVTHVDASKKAIVWARENQEMAGLSDKPIRWICEDAMKFVAREERRGSFYDIILLDPPAYGRGPNGEVWQLFEHLPAMVDTCRSILTPNALAVILTAYSIRASFFAIHELVRDRFTGLGGTVESGELILRERASQRALSTSMFSRWVAK, encoded by the coding sequence GTGAAGGCGCCAAAAGGAAAAGGCAAAAAGCCAACAGGCGGTAAAGAGCAGCGCGGTTCCGGCCGTGCGAAGCATGAAGAACCGCGTTCGGCGACCAGACAGGCACATAAGCCTGATGATAAGGGTTCGTTCTTCAAAAAACCGCGTCCGCAATTTTCCAAGGCTCCCGTAAAGCCCGCAGAAGAAAAGCATGTTGCCACGCCTCAGCGGGAGATAAAGCCGCTCAAAGGTGAGCGCCCCGGCCAACGTGCACCCGTCATTCTCGAAACAGAGCCATCTGACGATTATGCATTGCTCGACAGTGGCGACGGCCTCAAGCTTGAGCAATATGGTCCTTATCGGATCATTCGCCCGGAAGGTCAGGCAATCTGGCTACCGAGCCTTGCGAAAAGCGAATGGGACAAGGCTGATGCGGTTTTTACCGGCAACACCGACGAAGAAGGCATGGGACGCTGGGCTTTCCCGAAGCTGCCACTTGGTGAAACTCTGGGCGAAACATGGCCGATGCGGCATGACGGTATCGCGTTTCATGGCCGCTTCACATCGTTCCGTCATGTCGGCGTCTTCCCCGAACAGGCCGCGCACTGGTCCTATATGGACGAATTGATCCGCAACGCGGTCAAGTCGGGCCGCGCGGTAAAAGTGCTCAATCTGTTTGGCTATACTGGTGTAGCATCGCTCGTTGCAGCGCGTGCCGGTGCGGAAGTCACCCATGTTGACGCATCGAAAAAAGCAATCGTCTGGGCACGCGAAAATCAGGAAATGGCTGGTCTTTCCGACAAGCCGATCCGCTGGATTTGCGAAGATGCGATGAAGTTCGTCGCACGCGAAGAACGTCGCGGCAGCTTCTACGACATCATCCTGCTTGATCCACCCGCCTATGGTCGTGGTCCTAACGGAGAAGTCTGGCAGTTGTTTGAGCATCTGCCTGCAATGGTCGATACCTGTCGTTCCATTCTCACGCCAAATGCGCTGGCCGTCATTCTGACAGCCTATTCGATCCGCGCTTCCTTCTTCGCCATTCACGAGCTGGTGCGCGACCGTTTCACCGGTCTTGGCGGAACAGTCGAATCGGGCGAACTTATTCTTCGCGAACGTGCAAGCCAACGCGCACTTTCCACATCCATGTTCAGCCGCTGGGTAGCAAAATGA
- a CDS encoding RNA methyltransferase: MSRNDDFSRSGNNQTGSRVGQVKEVTSLTNPIVKDLRSLALKKFRDQQGVFLAEGLKLVIDAFEQDWRIKTLVFAKSGKGNKMVEQVAARTFAKGGLVLEVTEKIMAAITRRDNPQMVVGVFEQQYQQLASLKPKGNDVYIALDRVRDPGNLGTVIRTADAVGAKGIILIGDTTDPYSLETVRATMGSVFSMPLYKTTESEFLNWRKGFSGLLVGTHLKGAVDYRTIPYAKKPVILMMGNEQQGLPDTLAESCDKLARIPQAGRADSLNLAIATGVMLYEIRREALTLDERSRG, translated from the coding sequence ATGAGCCGAAATGACGATTTCTCCAGAAGCGGCAACAATCAGACCGGATCGCGCGTGGGTCAGGTCAAGGAAGTCACCAGCCTCACCAATCCGATTGTCAAAGATTTGCGTTCCCTGGCGCTGAAGAAATTTCGCGATCAGCAGGGCGTGTTTCTGGCAGAAGGACTGAAGCTCGTCATCGATGCCTTTGAGCAGGACTGGCGCATCAAGACGCTGGTATTTGCCAAATCCGGCAAAGGCAACAAGATGGTTGAACAGGTTGCAGCACGCACCTTCGCCAAGGGTGGACTGGTGCTGGAAGTGACCGAAAAGATCATGGCTGCCATCACACGCCGCGATAACCCGCAGATGGTAGTCGGTGTTTTCGAGCAGCAATATCAGCAGCTTGCGAGCCTCAAGCCAAAAGGCAACGATGTGTACATCGCGCTCGACCGTGTGCGCGATCCAGGCAATCTGGGCACTGTCATCCGCACTGCCGATGCGGTTGGCGCGAAGGGTATCATCCTGATTGGTGATACCACTGACCCTTATTCGCTGGAAACCGTACGTGCCACCATGGGTTCGGTCTTCTCTATGCCTTTATACAAGACAACGGAAAGCGAATTTCTCAACTGGCGTAAAGGCTTTTCGGGTCTACTCGTGGGCACGCATCTCAAAGGTGCTGTCGATTACCGCACCATTCCTTATGCCAAAAAGCCGGTCATTCTGATGATGGGCAATGAGCAGCAGGGACTGCCAGACACACTCGCGGAAAGCTGTGACAAGCTCGCACGTATCCCGCAGGCAGGCCGCGCAGATTCGTTAAATCTGGCGATTGCAACCGGTGTCATGCTTTATGAAATTCGCCGCGAGGCACTCACTCTCGATGAAAGGTCCAGAGGATGA
- the lspA gene encoding signal peptidase II, protein MKRHAVLSSLLVVIIAVLIDQGIKYLVETHMGYHEQIDILPFLALFRTHNEGIAFSMLAWLHDWGLVAITAAVILFVLYLWWTNPANRVFARYGFALVVGGAIGNLIDRVMNGYVVDYILFHLPTWSFAVFNLADAFITIGAALIILEEFLGWRRERKAVK, encoded by the coding sequence ATGAAGCGTCATGCGGTTTTGTCGTCGTTACTCGTTGTCATTATCGCAGTCCTGATCGATCAGGGTATCAAATATCTGGTCGAAACCCATATGGGCTATCACGAGCAGATTGATATTCTGCCGTTTCTTGCGCTTTTCCGTACACATAATGAAGGCATCGCCTTCTCGATGCTGGCATGGCTACACGACTGGGGACTGGTGGCTATCACCGCAGCCGTCATTCTTTTCGTGCTCTATCTCTGGTGGACCAATCCGGCCAATCGCGTCTTCGCCCGCTATGGATTTGCGCTTGTCGTCGGCGGCGCCATTGGCAATCTGATTGACCGCGTGATGAATGGCTATGTGGTCGATTATATCCTTTTTCACCTGCCTACATGGTCGTTTGCGGTCTTCAATCTTGCGGATGCTTTTATCACCATCGGCGCGGCGCTGATCATTCTGGAAGAGTTTCTTGGATGGCGGCGTGAACGAAAGGCCGTAAAATAG
- a CDS encoding GNAT family N-acetyltransferase — MSTLLGMSQQIIDDTIMSGIEAQQALFETKGDPIVLGRIGSLEVRLANSRDAIEAAQELRFRVFFEEMGARKETIEEVELRDADRFDAICDHLLVYDTALPVPEHKQIVGTYRLMRSEQAEKALGFYSADEYDVQRLALSRPDLKLLELGRSCVKAEYRSKRTVELLWQGAWAYCRRHSIDVMFGCASFHGAVPAAHALGLSFLNQNCRATPDWDVRALPHRYQPMDLMPKEAINTKVALFSMPPLVKGYLRLGAMIGDGAVIDEAFGTTDVFIILPIERISSRYITYYGADANRFV; from the coding sequence ATGTCAACTCTGCTTGGAATGAGCCAGCAAATCATCGATGATACGATCATGTCGGGCATAGAAGCACAGCAGGCACTTTTTGAAACCAAGGGCGACCCAATAGTTCTGGGACGCATTGGTTCGCTTGAAGTCCGTCTTGCAAATTCCCGCGACGCCATAGAAGCGGCGCAGGAATTGCGCTTTCGCGTCTTCTTCGAAGAAATGGGTGCCCGCAAGGAAACCATAGAAGAAGTTGAACTGAGAGACGCAGACCGCTTCGACGCCATTTGCGATCATCTTCTTGTTTATGACACTGCCCTGCCTGTGCCCGAGCACAAACAGATCGTTGGCACCTATCGCCTGATGCGCAGCGAACAGGCCGAGAAAGCGCTCGGTTTTTATTCGGCAGACGAATATGACGTGCAGCGTCTCGCACTTTCGCGTCCCGACCTTAAGCTTCTCGAACTTGGCCGCTCTTGTGTAAAGGCGGAATATCGCTCCAAGCGCACGGTCGAGCTACTCTGGCAAGGTGCATGGGCCTATTGCCGTCGTCATTCGATTGACGTGATGTTTGGCTGTGCATCGTTCCATGGTGCCGTACCTGCCGCACATGCGCTGGGACTGTCGTTCCTGAATCAGAACTGCCGTGCAACGCCTGACTGGGATGTGCGCGCGCTGCCTCATCGCTATCAGCCCATGGACCTGATGCCAAAGGAAGCGATCAACACCAAGGTTGCACTGTTCTCAATGCCACCACTGGTGAAGGGCTACTTGCGTCTTGGTGCCATGATCGGTGATGGCGCAGTGATAGATGAAGCTTTCGGAACAACGGATGTTTTCATCATCCTCCCGATTGAGCGCATTTCCAGCCGTTACATTACCTATTACGGCGCGGACGCAAACAGGTTCGTATAA
- the mutS gene encoding DNA mismatch repair protein MutS encodes MEAKVEEKQLEAGENIAQETAVRLTPMMEQYIEIKAANVDSLLFYRMGDFYELFFDDAVEASKALGITLTKRGKHLGEDIPMCGVPVHASDDYLQRLIAKGYRVAVCEQIEDPAEAKKRGSKSVVRRDVIRLVTPGTITEEKLLDPSEANYLMALGRTKGDGALALAWIDISTGTFRVAETTEDRLFADVARVDPRELVVADTAFHDADLRPTFDLIGKAVMPQPATLFDSGAAEARIQRYFNVATLDGFGQFSRSELSAISGAIAYIEKTQIAERPPLMRPEREHEGGTIFIDPATRASLELARTMSGNREGSLLKAIDRTVTGGGARLLAERLTAPLTDPKAIALRLDAVSWFLSEQSLCEGLRLELKGVPDMPRALSRLAVGRGGPRDLGALQRGFEAANGIASLLEGTILPDELAHAREAIETLPVSFAAHIDRALADEMPLLKRDGGFVREGYNAELDEMRALRDQSRRVIAGLQADYIEETGIKTLKIKHNNVLGYFIEVTANNSGTMTDTDAAKGRFIHRQTMANAMRFTTTELAELESKIANAADRALSIELAIFEELTAEAVSHADSIRAAAVALSVFDVSASLAILAEEQGYCRPLVDDSLSFNIVAGRHPVVEQALRRQAANPFVANNCDLSPQSDSGNGAIWLLTGPNMGGKSTFLRQNALIVILAQMGSFVPAGSAQIGVVDRLFSRVGASDDLARGRSTFMVEMVETAAILNQAGERSLVILDEIGRGTATFDGLSIAWAAVEYLHEKNRCRALFATHFHEMTALSEKLDRLFNVTMRVKEWDNDVVFLHEVAKGAADRSYGVQVARLAGLPEAVVNRARDVLHQLEAGETSGKADKLIDDLPLFSVVLQQEKPKPQAAAKDSELAKAVAEISPDELTPREALELIYKLKELAGRA; translated from the coding sequence ATGGAAGCGAAGGTCGAAGAAAAACAGTTGGAAGCGGGAGAAAATATCGCGCAGGAAACCGCTGTTCGCCTCACGCCCATGATGGAACAGTACATTGAGATCAAAGCTGCGAATGTTGATTCGCTGCTTTTTTACCGCATGGGTGATTTTTACGAACTGTTTTTTGACGATGCGGTTGAGGCGTCCAAAGCATTGGGCATCACGCTGACCAAGCGCGGCAAGCATTTGGGAGAAGACATCCCCATGTGCGGTGTGCCGGTTCATGCCTCTGATGATTATCTCCAGCGACTGATCGCCAAAGGTTATCGTGTTGCGGTCTGTGAACAGATTGAAGATCCGGCGGAAGCCAAAAAGCGTGGCTCGAAATCGGTCGTTCGGCGCGATGTGATCCGGCTTGTCACACCGGGTACGATCACAGAAGAAAAGCTGCTCGATCCATCTGAAGCCAATTACCTCATGGCGCTTGGCCGTACCAAAGGCGACGGTGCGCTGGCGCTCGCATGGATCGATATTTCCACCGGCACGTTCCGTGTTGCGGAGACAACGGAAGATCGGCTTTTTGCCGATGTTGCCCGTGTTGATCCACGCGAATTGGTTGTCGCAGACACGGCGTTTCACGATGCTGATCTGCGCCCGACCTTTGATCTGATCGGCAAGGCCGTGATGCCACAGCCTGCGACGCTGTTTGATAGCGGTGCCGCCGAGGCGCGCATCCAGCGCTATTTCAATGTCGCAACGCTTGATGGTTTCGGGCAGTTCAGCCGTTCGGAACTGTCCGCCATTTCCGGCGCAATTGCCTATATTGAAAAGACACAGATTGCCGAGCGTCCGCCTTTGATGCGCCCAGAGCGCGAGCATGAAGGCGGCACGATTTTCATTGACCCGGCCACCCGCGCAAGCCTCGAACTTGCCCGTACCATGTCGGGCAATCGCGAGGGCAGTCTGCTCAAGGCCATCGACCGTACGGTGACGGGTGGCGGAGCGCGCTTACTTGCAGAGCGCCTGACGGCACCCTTGACCGATCCCAAGGCGATTGCGCTGCGCCTTGATGCCGTTTCATGGTTTCTGAGTGAGCAATCGCTCTGCGAAGGGCTTCGACTTGAGTTGAAAGGCGTGCCGGATATGCCGCGCGCGCTTTCGCGTCTCGCAGTTGGTCGCGGTGGTCCGCGCGATCTTGGTGCTTTGCAGCGTGGTTTTGAGGCGGCGAATGGTATCGCCTCACTTCTCGAAGGCACCATTCTGCCGGATGAATTGGCACATGCGCGCGAAGCAATTGAGACATTGCCTGTTAGCTTTGCGGCCCACATCGACCGCGCGCTTGCCGACGAGATGCCGCTTTTGAAGCGCGACGGCGGTTTTGTACGCGAAGGCTATAATGCAGAACTCGATGAAATGCGCGCGCTGCGTGATCAGTCACGCCGCGTCATTGCTGGACTTCAGGCCGATTATATCGAGGAAACCGGCATTAAAACGTTGAAAATCAAGCACAACAATGTGCTAGGTTATTTCATCGAAGTGACGGCCAATAATTCCGGCACGATGACTGACACGGACGCAGCCAAGGGCCGTTTTATCCATCGCCAGACCATGGCCAATGCCATGCGTTTCACCACCACAGAACTCGCCGAGCTGGAAAGCAAGATCGCCAATGCCGCTGATCGCGCGCTTTCCATTGAGCTGGCAATCTTTGAGGAACTAACGGCGGAAGCGGTCAGTCATGCCGATAGCATTCGTGCGGCTGCCGTCGCCCTTTCGGTGTTCGACGTTTCAGCCTCACTTGCCATTCTTGCTGAAGAGCAAGGCTATTGCCGTCCGCTGGTTGATGACAGTTTGTCGTTTAACATTGTCGCTGGTCGCCATCCGGTTGTCGAGCAGGCATTGCGCCGTCAGGCGGCCAATCCGTTTGTGGCCAATAATTGTGATCTCTCGCCGCAATCAGACAGCGGGAATGGCGCGATCTGGTTGCTCACTGGCCCGAATATGGGTGGTAAATCGACCTTCCTGCGCCAGAACGCTTTGATTGTCATTCTCGCGCAGATGGGCTCGTTTGTGCCTGCAGGTTCCGCACAGATCGGTGTCGTGGACAGGCTTTTCAGCCGCGTTGGGGCGTCTGATGATCTGGCGCGGGGCCGTTCGACTTTCATGGTGGAAATGGTTGAAACCGCTGCCATTCTCAATCAGGCGGGCGAGCGTTCGCTGGTCATTCTTGATGAAATTGGTCGTGGCACGGCAACCTTTGACGGGCTTTCCATCGCCTGGGCTGCTGTTGAATATCTGCATGAGAAGAACCGCTGCCGCGCACTGTTCGCCACCCATTTCCATGAAATGACGGCGCTTTCTGAAAAGCTCGACCGGTTGTTCAACGTTACCATGCGCGTCAAGGAATGGGACAATGATGTCGTCTTCCTGCATGAAGTGGCAAAGGGTGCGGCTGACCGTTCCTATGGTGTGCAGGTTGCGCGCCTTGCAGGTCTTCCGGAAGCTGTCGTCAATCGCGCGCGCGATGTGCTGCATCAGCTCGAAGCGGGTGAAACATCGGGCAAGGCTGACAAGTTGATCGATGATCTGCCGCTGTTTTCTGTTGTTCTGCAACAGGAAAAACCCAAGCCGCAGGCAGCCGCAAAAGACAGTGAACTCGCCAAAGCCGTGGCTGAAATCAGCCCGGATGAGTTGACGCCGCGTGAAGCGCTCGAGCTGATTTATAAGCTGAAGGAATTGGCTGGCAGGGCGTGA